From the genome of Primulina huaijiensis isolate GDHJ02 chromosome 11, ASM1229523v2, whole genome shotgun sequence:
TGTATGCTTTGAATCTGTATATTTGGTTTGACAAGTTTTGATGGGGTTTTACAATTTTGTGCAATTTTCAAGCATTGATAGTTGTCTTGCATATCTTGCTTTCAAGTTAGTACTCCATGCTTAATGAGCGTGTCAACGGCTTTACTGTGTCCTATCTTCGCAATCTGaatctataaaaaattattgtcaACTAACTCCTGGGAAAAGATTACTGTTAATCCTCTACACACtattacaagttcatgtttactttTGGATTTGGGTTTTGGAAATAACTTGTTCTATCTTCATGGAAAGTATATGGGACTTTTGAAGAAAAGATCATGTCCATTTTATGCCTTCTGTTAGTAGCTTTCACTCCTTGTGTTGCAAATTCTTTGTTTGATACTTCCCACCATGAGGTTAAAGCTCTGAAAAAAATTGACTATCTATGCCACAGTAGTGTACGAATAATTGTTTGTGGCTATGTTAGGATACAGTTGATCAAGGGTTATCAATACAGTTTGAACTCGAGATACTTTTGTCTTCTCCAACATTTTCATACTTTTACTTTGTGTTAATTAGGAAGAACATAGGTCACATCCGGTTCATAATGTTCCGATATATACTTCTTCCAagtttgttatttgattttgtcATACTCATGTCCATCAACCTAACTCTTCTACGACAAGTTATCGTATCTAATATTCttcttttttaaaagaaaaattgtaTTCTgtgaaatttggatatgttttatattttttcttatatgCTCAACATGCAGGTGTATCCAGAAGGGACTCACTTGATGATCCCATGGTTTGAAAGGCCAACCATATATGATGTTCGAGCGCGTCCCCATCTGGTGGAGAGCACTTCAGGCAGTCGTGACCTTCAGATGGTGACCCCcttatctctctctctctctcacacacacacacacacacacatttcttTCCCCAAACCCCACATTCATTATCTCGTACGTGATAGGGCTAGCACTTGCTGAATGATTTTTGATGGGTTTGATGTTCACTATCTggtttgaaataattttcttttatagGAATTAAAGTTAAATTTATTTCCCATTTATGATAATGAGAGTGACCGTTGACGCAATTGGTTGATTGTAAAAGAGGTGAATCCATTCCTTAACATGCAAGCGGGTTCAGAAATATTATTATGGTTCAAATAAGTTTTTGCAACTCTCTTTGCCTGTTTTTCTTCTTATTTATTTCTATATGTCCATTTTGTGATTTGTACTTTACTACTTTAGCTAAAGTTTATTTATTGTTGCCATCTTTTTAAAATTGTAGTTTAATGAACATAGAAAGTGGTTACCAATTATCACTTTGGTTTAGTTTTCACCGATGTATTTTTGCAAAGGTGTTTCTTTTCTGTTGAAGCACCAACCATTTTGTCTATTGATCTTCTGTGCAGACTTTCATTTTATTTCATAGTTTACTATGACCTATAAAAACTTTACATTTCCACATTCCGGTTGCCTTACATTCCTGCTTTTAGCTGAAGTGCGTAATTTATTGATAGTGTACATCGAACAAATATCTACTAGAATCTTTCTAGGAGGTTCTTTTTAGCTTCATGGACTACCGTGTTGTGGAAAAGAACCTTAACCAACAGATTATCGTTGTACCCCTCCGCCTTGTGATTTTTTTGGTGCTGCCTAGTGGGGAGTTGAATTTAAAAGTTCAATCAGTTGTTCGATTGTTTCAGGTAAAAATTGGCCTTCGGGTTCTTACTCGCCCTGTGCCAGATCAGTTACCCACTATTTATAGAACCCTTGGTGAAAACTACAATGAGCGAGTCCTGCCTTCAATTATTCATGAGACGCTGAAAGCTGTGGTTGCCCAGTATAATGCTAGCCAACTTATCACACAGAGAGAGGTAAGTGGCTAGGGTAGGGATATttcttttgttcttttttctttccttttttctaGTGTCTTGAATTGCTTCATTATACGGTTGTTACGTTATGTCAACAGTTGATTGACCATTACGCTTTCCCATTCTTAGAATTGAATTTTCTAAGGCTTTTTGGTTTGTTCGCGAAACATTTTTATTGTATTCTACATTTTTACTTATGAATAaaaacacttgatttttaataaatagAGGCTGCAACTAGGATCTGACGCAACTCTACGGCCAAAGTTTGAATGATGTACTCGAAAAGTTTAGCTTGCTCTCCTTTCATGATTGGCCTGCATATACGTGGACGTTATGATATTATATCTGAATTCTTGATTATGTGGAATTAGAAACTGACAGTAATTTACTGTATTTAGAACGTGAGTAGGGAAATACGGAAAATACTGACAGAAAGAGCTGCTTATTTCAACATCGCACTGGATGACGTCTCCATTACAAGCCTGACCTTTGGAAGGGAGTTCACTGCTGCAATTGAAGCCAAACAAGTAGCTGCACAAGAGGCTGAGAGGGCCAAGTTTGTGGTTGAAAAGGCGGAGCAAGACAAACAAAGTGCTATTATTAGAGCACAGGTAAAAAAAAATGCCACCATACAtcgttatttttttaatattattattattattcaagaTTGGAATGCTGCATTTTcctacaaaaaaataaaatgcgcGTCTAcatctattcctttttgtgctCGTCCTGTGGTATCCTATAGTACTACGAGGTCAGGCTGGAGCTTTTCCAGAGCAATTTTGTCCATTGGGAATTCTTTTCCTTGAACTTGGGAAGTTTCATTTGATAATTGCAAAATTCTCTCATCCGATAACCAGGGAGAGGCTAAGAGTGCCCAGCTGATTGGTCAAGCTATTGCCAACAATTCAGCTTTTTTAATGCTCAGGAGAATTGAAGCTTCTAAAGATATTTCTCATACTGTTTCTAGTTCAAGCAACAAGGTGTACTTGAACTCTGATGAGCTCCTTCTGAACCTTCAGAATCTGAGCTTAGAACAAAGTAGAATGAAGTAAACGGTCAAGATGGATAAAAACTCTCTGTTTGCTATCGAATTAAGATTTTTCGCACAAGTCACCAGTTAAAAGAGCAGGAGTCACTGAAATTCATCAATTCTATCGTCATTCTAAACTGTGTAACGACGTCTTTGATCTTAATTATGGGGGCACGTCATCTTTTGACATTtatactatttattttttttgctcaTACTCTAGACAAAATTTGATGGTTTGGATGTTTTCATATGCTGGTTGGTTTGATAGCTTTTTTGGCTCATCATAGTTTAGATATCATGTCTGAATAAGTATTGTAGTTCTATTTCACGTGTGATTGATGTGTTGATCATCTATATATGTGACAAGTATTTGGAACATGGAGTCCATCATAACTGTATTGACGCTATCGAGTTTGACTCGAGCTCGAGTCTACAAAACTTAAATCTGTGCTGGAGCTCGACTCGACTCCACTCATTTTGACTCTTGCCTCACCCTAGATTCTAGAATACACATGATACTCTACCTACGTGAGCTCTATAAGAATATTATATGTAGGTAAAATTGATGATTTtgctattaaaatattttctacacTTTTGGTTTCAGAAAACGTGGTCGATTATGTAGTCCGGTGGATGCTAGTAATAACAATTGCAAAGCCTCATGGCtctgtaatatttattttgaaggtaGCATTAGATTGCTAGTTTACATAAAATGCAACATATTATTTTGATGACTATGcgtaattaatttataataatggATCATATCTTTTTAACATGACTAATAAATTTATATGGTATAGTTGTTATTTTGAGACCTATATTGATTGTCGGTTGAAATATTGCATATCATGAGTGGATGGACCTAACATTCATATAATTTGTTGCACAATTGTTTTTAATCCcattttattattgtttatacaaaaaattgttatttatcCGAATagtttatataaaatatgatatatgtaACGCTTTACATGATATGGGAAGAGACATAATCCTATTCACGGTTAGGCACTTTATTTTGCTTTGATAGaatcaaatatgatatcatatttttattattatatttgatttatctttGACTTAATATCTTTGATCAATCcttgttttcttttaaaaaatagttacaCATAACAATGCGTTCATTTTCTCATGTCTGTTTTCTAATCGAGACACTTTAAAATGACCAGGAAGAACACAGTTCAAAAGATGGAGTCTAATTAATAATACAAGAATAGTTCCAACTTCGTTTGATGATACTTGTGATAAATGTCTTACATCGACTTGATCTATTTCAAATGAGAAGG
Proteins encoded in this window:
- the LOC140987126 gene encoding prohibitin-1, mitochondrial-like; translation: MNLNNVKVPKMPGGGATSAVIKLGVFAGLGVYGVANSLYNVEGGHRAIVFNRIVGVKDKVYPEGTHLMIPWFERPTIYDVRARPHLVESTSGSRDLQMVKIGLRVLTRPVPDQLPTIYRTLGENYNERVLPSIIHETLKAVVAQYNASQLITQRENVSREIRKILTERAAYFNIALDDVSITSLTFGREFTAAIEAKQVAAQEAERAKFVVEKAEQDKQSAIIRAQGEAKSAQLIGQAIANNSAFLMLRRIEASKDISHTVSSSSNKVYLNSDELLLNLQNLSLEQSRMK